The DNA window CGAGGCCGGCGGCTGAAGCGACCACATGGTGGGGTATACCCTTATGCTAATTGGGAAGTGCTTGGGCATCTCCCTGGCCACGTAGATGGCGTCCTCAGGCCTGACCCTGCCGACGGGCTGAACTATGAGTTCTATCAAATCCGCTCAGCCGAGCTCTAAGCATAAAGCCTTATTTAATAAGAGTGACGCAGGGAGGGCCTCTGCAGGGCAGGATATCTGCTGACGGTGCCACTGTGTATGTGTTGCTGAGGAAGGCCGTGGCCATAAGGCCTGAGGACTTCACGGCGTTGCACAGTCTCCCTGACGGGCCCTTCGCCCTGCTCGTGGCAATAGTGCTCAGTCAGAACTCCAATGACAGGAACTCCATAGCCGCCTATGATAACCTGAAGAGAGGCACGGGACTTGACCCGAGGAGGATACTCGAGATTGGCAACGGTCTTGAGGACATGATAAGGAGGGCAGGCATGGTCAGGCAGAAGGCCAACGCGATAAGGGGGCTCGCAAGGCTCGTGCTTGAGAGGGGCGAGGAGTTCCTCAGGAGCGGCGACATAAATGAGGTCAGGGAGGCTCTGCTCTCAATAAGGGGCATTGGCATGAAGACCGTTGACGTCTACCTGTCGCTCTACAGGAGGATCCCCAGGTTTGCCGTGGACACGCACGCCAGGAGGATAGCGGCAAGGTGGGGG is part of the Acidilobus sp. 7A genome and encodes:
- the nth gene encoding endonuclease III is translated as MYVLLRKAVAIRPEDFTALHSLPDGPFALLVAIVLSQNSNDRNSIAAYDNLKRGTGLDPRRILEIGNGLEDMIRRAGMVRQKANAIRGLARLVLERGEEFLRSGDINEVREALLSIRGIGMKTVDVYLSLYRRIPRFAVDTHARRIAARWGLIRPNASYEEVSEALLNFFGPKRADEAHRLLIAFGRTYCTARSPRCSECPLRPYCPSAAASARG